In the Methylobacter sp. YRD-M1 genome, one interval contains:
- a CDS encoding IS630 family transposase, whose amino-acid sequence MTQRAIAYGVIPPEQDAEFVAAMEEVLDVYARPYEAAHPVLCMDEQPIQLIKETRTPRPGTLTQPPRVDYESERAGTASLFLFAEPLVGWREVTARPQRTKADWAKEVARLLEGRYAQCPVVTLVSDNLNTHTKGAFYEVFEPERARNLVRRIKFCQTPKHGSWLNIAENELSILTRQCLAHRRFGDMETLRTEISAWSSSVNSKQRGVDWQMKVDDARTKLKSIYPKIKL is encoded by the coding sequence ATGACGCAGCGGGCGATTGCCTATGGGGTGATTCCGCCCGAGCAGGACGCCGAATTTGTGGCTGCAATGGAAGAGGTGCTGGACGTGTATGCGCGACCGTATGAGGCCGCGCATCCGGTCCTTTGCATGGACGAACAACCGATACAGTTGATCAAAGAGACCCGTACGCCACGACCGGGGACGCTGACGCAGCCGCCACGGGTCGATTACGAATCCGAGCGTGCCGGCACCGCCAGCTTGTTCCTGTTTGCCGAGCCGTTAGTCGGATGGCGCGAGGTGACGGCCCGCCCTCAGCGCACCAAAGCAGATTGGGCCAAAGAAGTGGCCCGCTTGCTGGAAGGGCGTTATGCCCAGTGTCCCGTGGTGACGCTGGTGAGCGACAATCTCAACACCCATACCAAAGGAGCCTTTTATGAGGTCTTCGAACCCGAACGTGCCCGCAACCTCGTACGGCGGATCAAGTTTTGCCAGACGCCCAAGCATGGCAGTTGGTTGAATATCGCTGAAAATGAGTTGAGTATCCTGACCCGACAGTGCCTGGCGCATCGAAGGTTCGGTGACATGGAAACCTTACGGACTGAAATTAGCGCCTGGTCGAGCTCTGTTAATAGCAAACAACGCGGTGTCGATTGGCAGATGAAAGTGGACGATGCACGAACGAAACTGAAATCCATTTACCCTAAAATTAAGCTGTGA
- a CDS encoding IS3 family transposase (programmed frameshift) — MSDQTKKPNSYTSEFKESAVKLAVESDQPITQTARDLGLNPNTLHTWISKYSKPKIAVERTDEHIYDEVKRLKKELARVTQERDLLKKATGVLCEGNAVKCAWIAKHSEDFPVAVLCRFMSISRSRYYEWFNSPKTERAKENEQLLEILKTLFQKGRGTYGTRRLKKKFAEQGIVVSRRRIGRLMNRAGVACKTRKKFKATTDSKHTQPIAPNLLNRQFTISQPDRYYVGDMTYIATQEGWLYLAVVIDLFSRKVVGWSMDSRMKAKLVNEALLMAIWQRKPDKGLIWHTDRGSQYASDSHRAILKAHHVIQSMSRKGNCWDNSVSESFFHTLKTELTHHCQFRTREEAKQAIFEYIEVFYNRERLHSANDYLSPVDYEIQQKAV, encoded by the exons ATGAGCGATCAAACTAAAAAACCCAATAGCTATACATCAGAATTTAAAGAATCAGCTGTTAAGCTGGCTGTTGAATCAGATCAGCCAATCACCCAGACAGCGAGAGATCTAGGATTGAATCCCAATACCTTACATACTTGGATTAGTAAGTATTCAAAACCGAAAATCGCAGTCGAAAGAACGGACGAACATATTTATGATGAAGTTAAACGGCTGAAGAAAGAGCTAGCCAGAGTCACTCAGGAGCGGGATTTATTAAAAAAGGCCACCG GCGTACTTTGCGAAGGAAATGCAGTGAAGTGCGCCTGGATAGCCAAGCATTCCGAAGACTTCCCCGTCGCTGTGCTATGTCGGTTCATGAGCATTTCACGGAGTCGTTATTATGAATGGTTTAATTCGCCGAAAACAGAGCGGGCCAAGGAAAATGAGCAATTGCTTGAAATACTGAAAACGCTGTTTCAAAAAGGCCGAGGAACCTATGGCACACGGCGTCTTAAAAAGAAATTCGCTGAGCAAGGTATCGTGGTGAGTCGGCGACGGATTGGTCGGCTGATGAATCGGGCGGGAGTGGCCTGTAAAACCAGGAAAAAATTTAAAGCGACAACGGACTCCAAGCATACCCAGCCGATTGCCCCTAATTTACTGAACAGACAATTTACAATCTCTCAGCCTGATCGCTATTATGTCGGCGACATGACTTACATTGCCACTCAGGAAGGCTGGTTATATTTGGCAGTAGTGATTGACTTGTTTTCCAGAAAAGTCGTCGGCTGGTCAATGGACAGCAGGATGAAAGCAAAGCTGGTCAATGAGGCTCTGTTGATGGCTATCTGGCAGCGTAAGCCAGATAAAGGGTTGATATGGCATACCGATCGCGGCAGTCAATATGCTTCCGATAGTCATCGCGCTATTTTAAAGGCGCATCACGTCATTCAATCCATGAGTCGTAAGGGAAATTGCTGGGATAATAGCGTCTCTGAAAGCTTTTTTCATACCTTGAAAACGGAATTGACGCATCACTGTCAATTTAGGACTCGTGAGGAAGCTAAGCAGGCGATTTTTGAATATATCGAGGTCTTTTATAATCGAGAACGCCTGCATTCTGCCAATGACTATTTGTCACCGGTAGACTATGAAATACAGCAAAAAGCTGTGTAA
- a CDS encoding TfoX/Sxy family protein, whose translation MNNRKPISELTGLGPKSQEMLARAGITTVEQLRKLGSIEAYVRTKRVNSAVSLNLLWGLESAITGEHWQDVAKKHRTMMCQHFSGHTVTQLFAVFHSLPVTNSHWQNAGVLDYKRPRYIQKSPA comes from the coding sequence ATGAATAACCGAAAGCCAATCAGTGAGCTTACCGGCCTGGGTCCGAAGTCTCAGGAGATGCTTGCGCGAGCAGGCATCACTACTGTTGAGCAACTACGAAAATTGGGTTCGATAGAGGCATATGTACGAACCAAAAGGGTAAATTCAGCAGTGAGTCTTAATTTATTGTGGGGTCTGGAATCCGCAATCACCGGCGAGCATTGGCAAGATGTTGCAAAAAAACATCGAACCATGATGTGTCAACACTTTTCCGGACACACTGTTACACAGCTTTTTGCTGTATTTCATAGTCTACCGGTGACAAATAGTCATTGGCAGAATGCAGGCGTTCTCGATTATAAAAGACCTCGATATATTCAAAAATCGCCTGCTTAG
- a CDS encoding AAA family ATPase produces MPKQGTLIFFCGKMGAGKSTCSKKISAERNAVLISEDEWLEGLYPNQISAFEDYLKFSSQMKPLVKSHVAEILRTGTNVVMDFPANTLSQRQWFRDLLSETGCPHELIYLKASDSLCIRQIAQRRTEQPARAAFDTEATFQHVTKYFQEPQPNEGFNTIVVARDA; encoded by the coding sequence ATGCCGAAGCAAGGAACATTGATATTCTTTTGCGGAAAAATGGGAGCTGGAAAATCTACTTGCTCCAAGAAAATCTCCGCTGAGCGTAATGCCGTTCTTATTTCAGAGGATGAATGGCTTGAGGGGCTTTATCCAAACCAGATTTCAGCTTTCGAAGACTATCTAAAATTTTCCAGTCAAATGAAGCCGCTGGTTAAATCACACGTAGCAGAGATTTTAAGAACCGGCACTAACGTCGTCATGGACTTTCCTGCAAATACTCTCAGTCAGCGGCAATGGTTCAGAGATCTGCTCTCCGAAACCGGCTGTCCACATGAACTTATTTACCTCAAGGCAAGTGACTCGCTTTGCATCAGGCAAATCGCGCAGCGTCGCACTGAGCAGCCAGCCCGAGCCGCATTTGACACTGAGGCAACATTCCAGCATGTCACAAAATATTTTCAGGAGCCCCAGCCAAATGAAGGCTTCAATACAATTGTGGTCGCAAGAGATGCATAA
- the traN gene encoding conjugal transfer protein TraN, with the protein MQKIRKAVAEILIFCIFHNSVAVFYLAARVAFFTPFPAFADAFMDKAAEGEAFGGTLMSEFTIPNVDASSGEITLTNGQVAGQKLQQNEMFQEIQPGSMDAAVEAYGNSAAQGTYVNNTVSALSTGSSTHAYAYQTLMGANTAMPNIYNDPIWQQSDAVLSRQSPLIDDMFSGCTKTTSWAETSCPIHVEDLRTCKKVLGNETCKVTRAVSYTPVMGFGSGDGKIANCGSGCTNLIVGPDTNNTLEGECAFYTWNASYVVLRPEAITQVTIDSVKYDDYTRIYVNDTLVYTGGTGWGGSSCDLGQNWVEYPGTDITAAFKNAAQGGTVVVRQETLVGGLGEAAATLKVISSSDLSEQFIDQPPGCRERVFKAWPPIWSPPIWSSTGSLNDQASTDWWQCLDASNDRAVGPITIIPQEYGALAGPILPDPPASPPAPICYQAESRVPSTHVVEPCYTDYKGYEICPEYDYPLSAHDTCESLASNPYCAYVQEQCAKDDNGNDRIDAITGACKEFIVTYDCGTDHEAACDLSNDGEKTICDAQIRCMGGECVDPPQESNEDFIKAATALQTLNEAQKAKDCDPASGECKLFKGEAMWCQMADLSILGNVDCCNMPIQGSWIDYIWLAKNTWDMADTSVEIYEFGLANAGTEAASGAWQLLANGTVFQAPVNMIADTYTAITQPFSSMYDSVLSMMGEDMVTNLSMEAIKSQVAQWLGEWIASTFGETAASTLLSATAGTGSAAGTTVYSMGGSLLSSIMTVVGIIYAIYQIAKMVVQLIFACTEEEMELAMLKDQKMCTKPDEIGTYCSAETFFGCVAEKQAYCCFTSPFARVFQEQARKQLNTSFGKPREPSCDGFTIDQVASLDFDQMDFGEWINMLKVANIMPLNGTVAESLYSSGTVTTGNLPNTQTNNVLDRLNTQTQETNIDAQRQYLLDHM; encoded by the coding sequence ATGCAAAAAATCAGAAAAGCCGTCGCAGAAATTCTCATTTTCTGCATTTTTCATAACTCAGTTGCTGTATTTTACCTTGCCGCTCGAGTCGCCTTCTTTACGCCGTTTCCAGCGTTTGCGGACGCCTTCATGGACAAGGCGGCGGAAGGTGAAGCGTTCGGCGGAACCCTGATGTCCGAGTTTACGATACCGAATGTCGATGCCTCATCCGGGGAAATAACCCTGACCAACGGGCAGGTTGCCGGCCAGAAGCTCCAGCAAAACGAAATGTTCCAGGAGATACAGCCCGGCTCGATGGATGCGGCGGTCGAGGCCTACGGTAATTCGGCGGCCCAGGGCACTTACGTCAACAATACCGTCAGCGCGCTGTCCACCGGATCGTCCACGCACGCTTACGCCTACCAGACCCTGATGGGCGCCAATACGGCGATGCCGAATATCTACAACGACCCGATCTGGCAGCAATCGGATGCGGTGCTATCCCGGCAGTCGCCCTTGATCGACGATATGTTCAGCGGCTGCACTAAGACCACGAGCTGGGCCGAGACCTCCTGTCCCATCCATGTGGAAGACCTGAGAACGTGCAAAAAAGTCTTGGGGAACGAGACGTGCAAAGTGACGCGTGCCGTTTCCTATACACCGGTCATGGGCTTCGGGTCGGGAGACGGCAAGATTGCCAACTGCGGATCCGGCTGTACCAATCTGATCGTGGGTCCTGACACCAATAACACCCTGGAAGGGGAGTGCGCATTCTATACCTGGAATGCCAGTTATGTGGTTCTGCGCCCGGAAGCCATCACTCAGGTCACGATCGATAGTGTTAAATACGACGACTATACCCGCATCTACGTCAACGATACTCTGGTTTACACAGGGGGGACCGGCTGGGGAGGAAGCAGCTGCGATTTAGGGCAAAACTGGGTCGAGTATCCCGGTACCGATATTACGGCCGCGTTTAAAAATGCCGCGCAAGGCGGAACGGTCGTGGTACGGCAGGAAACGTTAGTGGGCGGACTGGGTGAAGCCGCCGCGACGTTAAAAGTAATCTCCAGTTCGGATCTGAGTGAACAGTTTATCGACCAACCGCCTGGATGCAGAGAGCGGGTGTTCAAAGCCTGGCCGCCCATCTGGTCGCCGCCCATTTGGTCATCAACCGGTTCGTTAAACGATCAGGCCTCGACCGACTGGTGGCAATGCCTGGATGCGTCGAATGATCGAGCGGTGGGGCCCATCACCATTATCCCGCAAGAATACGGCGCACTGGCGGGGCCTATACTGCCTGATCCGCCTGCCTCGCCGCCGGCGCCCATTTGCTATCAGGCAGAATCGCGCGTGCCGAGCACGCATGTGGTCGAACCCTGTTATACCGACTATAAGGGCTATGAGATATGTCCGGAGTACGATTATCCACTCAGCGCCCATGATACCTGCGAATCGCTGGCATCCAATCCCTACTGCGCTTATGTCCAGGAGCAATGTGCCAAGGATGATAACGGCAATGATCGCATAGACGCCATTACCGGCGCTTGCAAGGAATTCATCGTCACCTATGATTGCGGGACCGATCACGAGGCGGCCTGTGATCTGTCAAATGACGGCGAGAAGACCATTTGCGATGCGCAAATACGCTGCATGGGCGGCGAATGCGTTGATCCGCCACAGGAATCGAATGAAGATTTTATCAAGGCGGCAACCGCGCTTCAGACGCTGAATGAGGCGCAAAAAGCGAAGGATTGCGATCCGGCATCCGGAGAGTGCAAGCTGTTTAAAGGAGAGGCTATGTGGTGCCAGATGGCCGATCTTTCCATTCTGGGGAACGTCGATTGCTGCAATATGCCTATCCAGGGGAGTTGGATTGACTATATCTGGCTCGCCAAGAATACCTGGGATATGGCCGATACATCGGTTGAAATTTATGAATTCGGCTTGGCAAATGCTGGTACTGAGGCGGCCTCGGGGGCTTGGCAGTTGCTGGCTAACGGCACGGTATTTCAGGCGCCGGTCAATATGATCGCCGACACTTACACGGCTATAACCCAACCCTTCTCATCCATGTATGATTCTGTACTGTCTATGATGGGTGAAGACATGGTTACCAATTTATCAATGGAAGCAATCAAAAGCCAAGTGGCTCAATGGCTTGGAGAATGGATTGCGTCGACATTCGGCGAAACAGCGGCATCAACCTTACTTTCGGCGACAGCAGGAACGGGATCTGCAGCGGGTACAACAGTTTATTCAATGGGAGGCTCGCTGCTATCCTCGATTATGACAGTTGTGGGCATTATCTATGCGATTTACCAGATCGCAAAAATGGTCGTGCAGCTGATTTTTGCCTGCACTGAAGAAGAGATGGAACTGGCCATGCTGAAAGACCAAAAAATGTGCACCAAGCCTGATGAAATCGGGACGTACTGTTCAGCAGAGACATTCTTCGGCTGCGTGGCGGAAAAGCAAGCCTACTGTTGTTTTACCAGTCCTTTCGCGCGCGTGTTTCAGGAACAGGCTCGGAAACAGTTAAATACAAGTTTTGGAAAGCCACGCGAGCCCAGTTGCGACGGATTCACGATTGATCAAGTTGCCAGCCTGGACTTTGACCAGATGGATTTTGGGGAATGGATCAATATGCTGAAAGTGGCCAATATCATGCCGCTTAACGGCACCGTGGCAGAATCGTTATACAGTTCTGGAACGGTTACTACGGGCAATTTACCGAACACCCAAACCAACAACGTGTTGGATCGGTTAAATACCCAAACCCAAGAAACAAATATTGACGCTCAACGACAGTATTTGTTGGACCATATGTGA